The following is a genomic window from Aquificota bacterium.
CTGGCGGCGTAGTTGTTTCCAATTCTCTTTAGCTCTATGTAAGAGGAGATAACATCCACTATGTCAATCTTTCCAAGAAGGTCCTTGAGGGAGGACATAGGGAATAATTATAGGTCTATCTCCACCCTTGAGTTTTCATCGTAAATGTATAGCTTTCCTTCTTCCTCATCTTTTGTCCTTTTATGAGAGCCATCACAAAAAGGAAGCTTTTTTGAAAGACCACATTGGCATATGTAAAAGGTCTCTTCCCCTACCTCAAGCTTATAAGGGCCTTTTTCTGTATGCTTTACAAGTCTTGCCATAGCAAACCTCCTTAAACGTATAGTATAATACCAATAGTAAAAGTTGGCTATGATCGCTTTATACCTAAAAGATTCACCACAAAAGCTTTCCAATATACTGTCTTCCTTAGGAGTTTCCTTTTCTACCATTGGAAATGTTTTTATACTGGATATGGAAAAGCATGCCTTTTTTCTTATAGTAGAAGACCTTCCAAAGGAAATAACAAAAAAGTTAAAAATTTCCTTTGTAGAAAAAGAAGACCTTTCAAGCGCAGAAAAGTTAATTGAGATAGGTTTTAGATCTATATCCCTTGAAGAGTTTGCCGAAGAAAACTTGTTCTATGGTTTGTCTGAGGTGCTGAATAATGGGGATATCTATTTTCATTCCATCATAGATGTAAAAACAAAGAAGATATACGGCTTTGAAGCCTTGTGCAGACTACCTATTCCCATATATAAGCTCTTTAAAGTAAGCGATAGGATTGCCTTCTTTGCGGACAATTTCTGCAGAGAAAGGGCTTTGCTGGACTATACAAGGCGTTTTCCCATGCAAAATTATCATCTGTTTTTAAACTTTCATCCCAAGTTTTTGAAAAACCCTTTGGAGAACGTGGGAGAGTTGATCACAAGCCTTATGAACA
Proteins encoded in this region:
- a CDS encoding EAL domain-containing protein, producing the protein MIALYLKDSPQKLSNILSSLGVSFSTIGNVFILDMEKHAFFLIVEDLPKEITKKLKISFVEKEDLSSAEKLIEIGFRSISLEEFAEENLFYGLSEVLNNGDIYFHSIIDVKTKKIYGFEALCRLPIPIYKLFKVSDRIAFFADNFCRERALLDYTRRFPMQNYHLFLNFHPKFLKNPLENVGELITSLMNKEVDASKIVVEIDEYEGMDLKSVKLIRDFLKAEGIQVALDDVGAGYAGLYQLTEIHPDIAKLDMALVRDVYKSPVKQAVVKGLISACKASNIKVLAEGIEKEEELLFLLEAGVDLLQGFLFSKPSPYPNTREIEKVAYNLLAKHPLGGLL
- a CDS encoding CDGSH iron-sulfur domain-containing protein, which codes for MARLVKHTEKGPYKLEVGEETFYICQCGLSKKLPFCDGSHKRTKDEEEGKLYIYDENSRVEIDL